Proteins encoded together in one Calderihabitans maritimus window:
- a CDS encoding radical SAM protein, with protein sequence MLARIKRNSKCINCGFCEYLVECPGGNKICLGCGICVKGCPTGARSLYFFNQDRVSTNVIVDGERYSVPAGITVGQALEFIGKNLRSSQNCCSGGCFNCAVLVNDKLVRSCCTEILEEMEIITQPKEIERHPPLRLVSLYPNYFHASVSVFTCGCNFNCDFCHNWNITFASTGTPLNPLEAAGLVNQMIGSKGNFRIGISGGEPTLNRRWLVAFIGELKAKYKQLRIQVDTNASVLTKDYIDELYDAGMTDISPDLKAQELDTFIKITGVKNKELARRYLDTAWQSIEYIVAKYANKLHLAVGLPYHPKLISEEELFSMGKRLASLDRNIDVNLIVYQSAFRMRGEGEASDRHIDQVMSLLSDTGLKRVWCQEGEDIPRAVDPDDLALGGEDF encoded by the coding sequence TTGTTTGGGTTGTGGAATATGTGTTAAAGGCTGTCCTACAGGGGCGCGATCGTTATACTTTTTTAACCAGGACCGGGTTTCGACAAACGTTATTGTTGATGGAGAACGTTACTCCGTACCTGCCGGCATAACTGTTGGCCAGGCTTTAGAATTTATCGGGAAAAACTTAAGATCTTCCCAGAATTGCTGTAGTGGAGGCTGCTTTAATTGCGCGGTATTGGTTAATGATAAGCTGGTAAGGAGTTGTTGTACGGAAATCCTGGAGGAAATGGAGATAATAACCCAACCGAAAGAAATCGAGAGACATCCGCCCCTTAGGCTGGTATCGCTCTACCCGAACTATTTTCATGCCAGTGTTTCTGTTTTTACCTGCGGTTGCAATTTCAACTGTGATTTCTGTCATAATTGGAACATCACCTTTGCCTCTACCGGAACGCCTTTAAACCCATTGGAGGCCGCCGGTTTGGTTAACCAGATGATAGGTTCCAAGGGCAACTTCCGGATCGGAATATCAGGGGGAGAACCGACTTTAAACCGCAGGTGGTTAGTGGCTTTTATTGGAGAACTAAAGGCTAAATATAAACAGCTTAGAATTCAGGTAGATACCAATGCATCGGTTCTTACGAAAGATTATATTGATGAGCTATATGATGCAGGTATGACCGATATTTCTCCGGACCTTAAGGCCCAGGAACTTGATACTTTCATAAAGATAACTGGAGTTAAGAACAAGGAGCTTGCCAGGAGGTACTTAGATACTGCATGGCAAAGCATTGAATATATAGTTGCTAAGTATGCCAATAAACTTCACCTTGCAGTTGGCCTTCCTTATCATCCCAAACTTATTTCGGAGGAAGAATTGTTCAGTATGGGCAAAAGACTGGCTTCTCTGGACAGGAACATAGATGTCAACCTCATTGTGTATCAGTCGGCCTTCAGGATGAGAGGGGAAGGGGAAGCATCCGACCGTCACATTGACCAGGTGATGTCATTGCTAAGCGATACAGGTCTTAAAAGAGTATGGTGCCAGGAGGGAGAAGATATTCCTAGGGCAGTTGATCCTGATGATTTAGCCCTGGGGGGAGAAGATTTTTGA
- a CDS encoding M24 family metallopeptidase → MLDRLRRLQSLMQDHAFTGALLMHPRDVYYYAGTAQPCNLFVPQDGEPILFIRRAWDFVKKETFLPAECQVDGGSLRVVKQELERRGIKSGTIGITEDVLPALLYNKIKRELAGFLFKNISPLILEQRMVKDVREIEAIKKTAALYKVAHQAIMENLRDGITELELASRVLGSLRACELEGIVRNRRWDASLHPDGIIAAGENCWEISGSAMTVTGIGLSPSLAWGASTKVIREGELVVIDIPLNRHGYHADIARTYVAGRANSRQKEIFEAVLEIQDRVIREIRPGVKSDYLYNVAESTASELGYLEYFQGYGRMKGKYIGHGVGLENDEPPTLDPIESVTLQAGMVLAIEPKFIIPGWGAVDIEDTVLVTEKGAEILTPVERKLFEVIT, encoded by the coding sequence TTGCTAGATCGGTTAAGAAGGCTACAATCTCTGATGCAGGATCATGCTTTTACAGGAGCCCTTTTAATGCATCCGAGGGATGTCTATTACTATGCTGGTACGGCCCAGCCCTGTAATCTTTTTGTGCCGCAGGACGGGGAACCGATCTTGTTTATCAGGCGGGCTTGGGATTTTGTGAAGAAGGAAACTTTTCTGCCGGCGGAGTGTCAAGTTGATGGGGGGAGTCTACGGGTTGTCAAGCAGGAACTGGAACGGCGGGGAATAAAAAGCGGTACCATCGGAATCACGGAAGATGTACTACCGGCGCTGCTTTATAACAAAATAAAGAGGGAATTAGCAGGTTTTTTGTTTAAGAATATTTCTCCTCTGATTTTAGAACAGCGGATGGTGAAGGACGTCCGAGAGATAGAAGCTATTAAGAAAACAGCTGCCCTCTACAAGGTAGCTCACCAGGCAATTATGGAAAATCTCCGGGATGGTATTACCGAATTGGAATTGGCTTCCCGGGTGTTGGGGTCTTTGAGGGCTTGTGAGCTGGAAGGAATAGTCAGAAACCGGCGTTGGGATGCTTCTTTACATCCGGATGGTATCATAGCGGCTGGTGAAAATTGTTGGGAAATATCTGGCAGCGCTATGACGGTTACGGGAATTGGCCTTAGTCCCTCTTTGGCGTGGGGAGCTTCAACTAAAGTGATAAGAGAAGGGGAACTGGTGGTCATTGATATTCCGCTCAATCGGCATGGTTATCATGCTGACATTGCGAGAACTTATGTGGCAGGAAGGGCCAACAGCCGGCAAAAAGAAATTTTCGAGGCAGTCCTAGAAATACAAGACAGGGTTATAAGAGAAATACGACCGGGAGTAAAGTCAGACTATTTGTATAACGTGGCCGAAAGTACTGCCTCGGAACTAGGTTATCTGGAATACTTTCAAGGTTATGGAAGAATGAAGGGGAAATACATAGGTCATGGGGTGGGTTTAGAGAATGATGAACCACCGACTCTCGATCCTATTGAGTCTGTAACCCTACAAGCAGGTATGGTACTGGCTATCGAACCAAAGTTTATCATTCCAGGTTGGGGGGCGGTTGATATAGAGGACACTGTATTAGTTACGGAGAAAGGAGCTGAAATCCTAACTCCGGTAGAAAGAAAATTATTTGAAGTTATAACTTAA
- a CDS encoding enoyl-CoA hydratase/isomerase family protein — protein sequence MDFKNIKFQVDEGVATITLDRPEFYNAINVPMAEELSRALELCNDSQIRAVIITGSGKAFCSGGDLKVMQEGVKTKQLDKVIGDITKVLHRAITDLRILPRPVIAAINGPAAGAGMSLALACDLRIASDTAKFRQAYTANGLVPDGGWTVFVPLLVGLGKASELVFTDPVIDAQEALQMGLVSKVVPPEELLVVAQEWGQKLAAGATFAFAQAKMLLNSFLLPTLETQLEKERQAMIAAGKSEDSREGILAFLEKRTPQFKGR from the coding sequence ATGGATTTTAAGAATATCAAGTTTCAAGTGGATGAGGGTGTGGCGACTATCACCCTGGATCGGCCGGAGTTCTACAATGCCATCAATGTTCCCATGGCGGAAGAGCTTTCGAGAGCGCTGGAGCTTTGTAATGATTCCCAGATTAGGGCGGTAATAATTACTGGTTCGGGTAAAGCCTTTTGTTCCGGCGGCGATCTCAAGGTCATGCAGGAAGGAGTGAAGACAAAGCAACTGGACAAAGTTATCGGAGACATCACCAAAGTATTACATAGAGCAATTACTGATCTCCGGATTTTACCCCGCCCGGTAATCGCAGCCATCAACGGGCCTGCCGCTGGAGCCGGAATGAGCCTGGCTTTAGCTTGTGACCTGCGTATTGCTTCCGATACGGCAAAATTCCGCCAGGCTTACACGGCCAACGGTTTGGTACCGGATGGAGGGTGGACTGTTTTCGTTCCTTTACTGGTAGGCTTGGGTAAGGCCAGCGAACTGGTTTTCACGGATCCGGTTATCGATGCGCAAGAAGCTTTACAGATGGGACTGGTCAGCAAGGTAGTACCACCGGAGGAGCTACTGGTTGTGGCACAGGAATGGGGCCAAAAGCTGGCCGCGGGAGCTACTTTTGCCTTTGCTCAAGCTAAAATGCTTCTGAATAGTTTCCTGTTACCGACGCTGGAAACTCAACTGGAGAAAGAACGTCAAGCCATGATTGCCGCCGGGAAAAGTGAGGACAGTAGGGAGGGAATCCTGGCTTTTCTGGAAAAAAGAACTCCCCAATTCAAAGGGAGATAA
- a CDS encoding acetyl-CoA C-acetyltransferase, which yields MREVVIVSAVRTAIGSMGGTLAGVPAVELGSVVIKAALEKAGITPDQVDEVIMGNVLQAGLGQNPARQAAVRSGIPIEKPAFTINKVCGSGLKAVNLATQAIRAGDAEIIVAGGMENMSAAPYLLSKARWGYRMGNDQLIDSMINDGLWCAFNDVHMGITAENIAAKYNVTREEQDEFAARSQQRAEKAITSGRFEDEIVPVKVPQRKGDPIEFKQDEFPRFGTTVEKLSKLRPAFKKDGTVTAGNASGINDGAAALVLMSEEKARQLGIQPLARIVAYASAGVDPAIMGMGPVYATRKVLDKAGWTVEEIDLVEANEAFAAQAVAVSRELGFDPDKTNVNGGAIALGHPIGASGARILVTLIHEMLKRNSSKGLATLCIGGGQGIATLVER from the coding sequence ATGAGAGAAGTCGTAATTGTCAGTGCGGTCAGGACTGCCATCGGAAGTATGGGTGGAACCTTAGCAGGAGTGCCGGCGGTTGAATTGGGAAGTGTGGTAATTAAGGCTGCTTTGGAAAAGGCGGGAATCACTCCGGACCAGGTAGATGAGGTAATTATGGGTAATGTTTTGCAGGCTGGATTAGGACAAAATCCGGCCCGGCAGGCAGCTGTCCGGTCTGGAATTCCGATAGAAAAGCCGGCTTTTACCATCAATAAAGTATGCGGGTCGGGCTTAAAGGCTGTCAATCTGGCAACTCAAGCCATCAGGGCCGGTGATGCGGAAATCATAGTAGCCGGTGGTATGGAAAATATGAGTGCCGCTCCCTATCTTTTAAGTAAGGCTCGCTGGGGCTATCGTATGGGGAATGATCAATTAATAGATTCCATGATCAATGACGGTCTATGGTGTGCTTTTAATGATGTTCATATGGGAATAACTGCCGAAAATATTGCGGCTAAATATAACGTTACCCGGGAGGAGCAAGACGAATTTGCGGCCAGAAGTCAACAACGAGCCGAGAAGGCTATTACTTCTGGTAGGTTTGAAGATGAAATCGTTCCGGTGAAGGTTCCTCAAAGAAAAGGCGATCCCATTGAGTTTAAGCAGGACGAATTCCCGCGCTTCGGAACCACGGTGGAGAAGCTGAGCAAATTACGGCCTGCCTTCAAAAAGGATGGAACCGTTACCGCCGGTAATGCTTCCGGGATTAACGATGGAGCAGCCGCTTTAGTCCTTATGTCAGAAGAAAAAGCCCGGCAATTAGGAATTCAGCCGTTGGCCAGGATAGTGGCTTATGCTTCAGCAGGAGTAGACCCCGCGATTATGGGAATGGGGCCAGTTTATGCTACCCGGAAAGTTCTGGATAAGGCAGGATGGACTGTTGAGGAAATTGATTTGGTGGAGGCAAATGAAGCATTTGCGGCCCAAGCCGTAGCCGTAAGTCGAGAATTAGGGTTTGATCCAGACAAGACTAATGTCAACGGTGGGGCAATAGCTCTAGGACATCCCATTGGTGCCAGTGGCGCTCGGATTCTGGTTACCCTGATTCATGAAATGCTCAAGCGGAACAGTTCGAAAGGTCTGGCCACCTTGTGTATCGGTGGAGGGCAGGGTATTGCCACTTTGGTTGAAAGGTGA
- a CDS encoding sigma-54-dependent Fis family transcriptional regulator — MENSWLVTPSACGCDLKELSRKLEKSWETFVTYRDLETSRVRNVIGESWRRCEERGINPQLLRAMIVLTDDELAEIRMKNELIQVSEPYLRLLADIIEGTNHLVVLCDAKGRILQIYGNEEVKYRASEMNFVCGADWSEQGAGTNAIGTAISINKPVQVFAAEHFCRGWHGWTCSATPIRDPVTRELIGVLDLTGYRQSHQPHSLGIVVAQANAIEKELLKQDILKQQQIMEAFIQAEKDYSTDGIIALDSRGRIIQVNEKVSRVLAIDTRELVGQPAKKLLNNIYTLSREVTEQRIREKEIKIEEQCKLSGYKATAKMVERNGNPIGALVIVRRSKRCPVETRPHNFSAKYTFQDIICEDETFKETLEMAKEAAKSEATILILGESGTGKELVAQAIHTASSRRYKPFVSINCGAIPKELIGSELFGYVGGAFTGASKNGNPGKFELANGGTIFLDEIGEMSLEEQVNFLRVLEERELVRIGGKKVIPVDVRVIAATNKDLMEEVKAGHFRVDLYYRLNVITLRIPPLRERKKDIPSLVEHFLDEFGASYYKVDPEVINLFMNYDWPGNVRELKNVIHRMVVLANEPQLRIDQVPRELMSSTPADTTAVQLGPVERAEKDMLLEIIRECEGNISLAARKLGVARSTLYRKIKKYNIS; from the coding sequence GTGGAAAACTCGTGGCTAGTCACCCCATCGGCTTGCGGTTGTGACCTTAAGGAATTAAGCAGAAAGTTGGAAAAATCATGGGAAACATTTGTTACTTACCGGGACTTAGAAACTAGCCGCGTGAGGAACGTAATAGGTGAATCGTGGCGCAGGTGTGAAGAAAGAGGTATTAATCCCCAACTTCTCAGAGCAATGATTGTTTTAACTGATGATGAATTGGCAGAGATTAGGATGAAAAACGAGCTTATACAGGTGTCGGAACCTTATCTAAGATTGCTGGCAGATATTATTGAAGGGACTAACCACCTGGTTGTACTGTGTGACGCGAAGGGACGCATTTTACAAATATACGGAAACGAAGAAGTTAAATATAGGGCCTCCGAAATGAACTTTGTGTGCGGTGCCGATTGGAGTGAGCAGGGGGCGGGGACCAATGCTATAGGTACAGCTATAAGCATAAATAAACCCGTTCAGGTATTTGCGGCAGAGCATTTCTGCAGAGGGTGGCATGGTTGGACTTGTTCGGCAACACCTATTAGAGATCCTGTTACCAGAGAGCTTATTGGGGTTTTGGATCTCACCGGTTATCGACAATCTCACCAGCCACATAGTCTAGGAATTGTGGTAGCCCAGGCCAATGCTATTGAAAAGGAGCTGCTCAAACAAGATATATTGAAGCAGCAACAAATAATGGAAGCTTTTATTCAGGCTGAGAAAGATTATAGCACAGACGGAATTATAGCTTTAGATTCCAGAGGTAGGATTATTCAGGTAAATGAAAAAGTGAGTAGAGTTCTGGCTATTGATACCAGAGAATTAGTAGGGCAGCCAGCCAAAAAACTACTTAACAACATTTATACTCTAAGTCGAGAAGTAACGGAACAGAGAATCAGGGAAAAAGAAATTAAAATTGAAGAACAATGTAAGTTGTCCGGTTACAAGGCTACGGCAAAAATGGTTGAAAGAAATGGGAATCCAATAGGTGCGCTGGTAATAGTAAGACGGTCTAAACGTTGTCCTGTAGAAACCCGACCACATAACTTCTCTGCCAAATATACTTTTCAGGACATCATATGTGAAGATGAAACTTTTAAAGAGACTTTAGAAATGGCTAAAGAAGCTGCTAAAAGTGAGGCCACTATTTTAATCCTGGGAGAGAGCGGTACCGGAAAGGAATTGGTGGCGCAGGCAATACACACGGCCAGCAGCCGGAGGTATAAGCCTTTTGTTTCTATAAACTGTGGAGCGATACCGAAGGAATTGATTGGTAGTGAGTTGTTCGGTTATGTAGGGGGAGCTTTTACCGGGGCCAGTAAGAACGGAAATCCTGGCAAATTCGAGCTGGCCAATGGGGGAACTATATTTCTTGATGAAATTGGAGAAATGTCTTTGGAGGAACAGGTCAACTTCTTACGCGTGCTGGAAGAAAGAGAGCTGGTACGTATTGGAGGGAAAAAGGTTATCCCAGTTGATGTGCGAGTTATTGCAGCTACCAATAAAGATTTAATGGAAGAAGTTAAGGCTGGTCATTTCCGGGTAGATCTTTACTACCGTTTAAATGTAATTACTTTAAGAATTCCGCCTTTACGGGAAAGGAAAAAAGATATTCCTTCTTTAGTCGAACATTTTTTAGATGAATTTGGGGCAAGCTATTACAAGGTTGATCCTGAAGTAATAAACTTGTTCATGAATTACGATTGGCCGGGTAATGTCAGGGAATTGAAAAATGTTATTCACCGTATGGTAGTCCTGGCTAACGAACCACAGTTAAGAATTGATCAAGTTCCAAGAGAACTTATGTCTTCAACCCCTGCGGACACAACGGCTGTACAACTAGGGCCGGTTGAACGAGCGGAAAAGGATATGTTATTGGAGATTATTCGGGAATGTGAGGGAAATATAAGCTTGGCTGCCCGAAAATTAGGGGTGGCTCGTAGTACGTTATATAGGAAAATAAAAAAATATAATATTTCATAA
- a CDS encoding small, acid-soluble spore protein, alpha/beta type, producing MARRRGLMSEELKYELAKELGVDHIVRTEGWGGVSSRNCGNLVKLAIERAERSLLEREKV from the coding sequence ATGGCTAGAAGGCGCGGTTTAATGTCTGAAGAACTCAAGTATGAACTGGCTAAGGAACTGGGGGTAGACCACATCGTCCGGACTGAAGGTTGGGGAGGCGTTTCTTCCCGCAACTGTGGTAACCTGGTGAAACTGGCCATAGAGCGCGCCGAAAGGAGCCTGTTGGAAAGAGAAAAGGTTTAA
- a CDS encoding Ku protein — protein MRTIWKGAISFGLVNIPVKLYPATESKSIKFTYLHDRCKTPIKYKKVCPVCDREVGMEEIVKGYEYRKGEYIVLRDEDLEELPLNTIKTIDIIDFVNLEEIDPIYYQKSYFLAPGEYGVKAYRLLYEALKETGKVAVAKVVLRSKEHLTSIRLYRNLLLMETMFYPEEIRTPEDIPEMRGKVQIHDNELKMAVTLIENLSTPFKPDKYRSEYREALRELIEKKLAKEKVEIPYRPTEAKVVDLMEALRASVEAAEEKRRRANKKKRKKETG, from the coding sequence ATGCGTACCATATGGAAAGGAGCCATATCTTTTGGCCTGGTAAATATTCCCGTAAAGTTGTATCCGGCAACAGAATCCAAAAGTATTAAATTTACTTATTTACACGACCGATGTAAAACTCCTATAAAGTATAAAAAGGTTTGCCCCGTGTGCGACCGGGAAGTTGGTATGGAGGAAATTGTCAAAGGTTATGAATATAGAAAAGGTGAGTATATAGTTTTGCGGGATGAGGATTTGGAAGAACTTCCTTTGAATACAATTAAAACTATAGACATCATTGATTTTGTAAACTTAGAGGAAATTGATCCTATTTATTATCAAAAGTCTTACTTCTTAGCCCCCGGTGAGTACGGAGTGAAAGCTTATCGTCTCCTTTATGAAGCTTTAAAGGAAACAGGCAAGGTCGCTGTGGCCAAGGTGGTTTTAAGATCTAAAGAACACCTGACTAGTATCCGCTTATACCGAAATCTGCTTTTGATGGAAACCATGTTTTACCCGGAAGAAATTCGCACGCCTGAAGATATTCCGGAGATGCGCGGTAAAGTACAAATCCATGATAATGAATTGAAGATGGCTGTTACTTTAATTGAAAACCTTTCAACACCTTTTAAACCGGACAAATACCGCAGTGAGTACCGAGAAGCGTTGCGGGAACTAATTGAAAAAAAATTAGCTAAAGAGAAGGTTGAGATTCCTTATCGGCCAACAGAGGCAAAAGTGGTAGATCTTATGGAAGCCTTAAGAGCCAGTGTTGAAGCGGCCGAGGAAAAAAGAAGACGGGCGAATAAGAAAAAGAGAAAGAAAGAAACCGGCTAA
- a CDS encoding DUF1269 domain-containing protein, with protein sequence MAKVMAVFDNVNQAQNAISFLRQAGFDREISLVTKEEHYDQGNNGEAQNPVGNGVTTGGVLGGLTGLAVGAGALVIPGLGPLIAAGPLAGLISGAATGGIAGGLIDWGIPEEEGRKYEEDVRQGKTLVSVQTTEDKVPQAVNILKDSGAAEVKKH encoded by the coding sequence GTGGCTAAAGTAATGGCTGTTTTTGACAATGTTAACCAAGCTCAAAATGCAATATCATTTCTTCGCCAGGCAGGATTTGACCGGGAAATCTCCTTGGTGACTAAAGAAGAACATTATGACCAGGGAAACAACGGGGAAGCTCAAAATCCCGTTGGCAATGGAGTAACTACCGGTGGAGTCTTGGGTGGACTGACGGGCCTCGCTGTGGGTGCCGGGGCGTTAGTAATTCCCGGATTGGGACCCCTTATTGCGGCCGGACCTCTTGCCGGACTGATATCCGGCGCCGCTACCGGAGGCATAGCCGGGGGATTAATTGACTGGGGTATCCCGGAAGAAGAAGGCCGGAAGTACGAAGAAGATGTGCGGCAGGGGAAAACTCTCGTTTCGGTCCAGACTACCGAAGATAAAGTTCCGCAAGCCGTCAACATACTGAAAGACAGCGGCGCGGCTGAAGTGAAGAAACATTAG
- a CDS encoding cytochrome c3 family protein: MNFRIFIIFVLAITALIVLGIEYTSRPEFCSSCHEMKEFYTSWTTSSHRNVNCLKCHSDPGLVGLIKTKIKALGEVYHHFTQTYETPIKINSETWSFSRRCLRCHQEVVDKSNGPHNQKHFAMEMACTRCHEGLVHNPQTNTRLPSRQICRSCHGEAFK; the protein is encoded by the coding sequence ATGAACTTTAGAATATTTATCATTTTCGTATTAGCTATAACTGCACTTATAGTTTTAGGAATTGAATACACCTCAAGGCCGGAATTTTGTTCGTCTTGTCATGAAATGAAAGAATTTTATACCTCTTGGACAACATCCAGCCACCGAAATGTCAATTGTCTCAAGTGTCATTCTGATCCCGGATTAGTCGGTTTGATCAAAACTAAGATTAAGGCCTTAGGAGAAGTTTATCACCATTTTACGCAAACTTATGAAACTCCTATTAAGATTAACAGTGAAACCTGGTCATTTTCCCGAAGATGTCTTCGCTGCCATCAAGAAGTAGTTGATAAATCCAACGGCCCCCACAATCAAAAACATTTTGCTATGGAGATGGCTTGTACCCGCTGCCATGAGGGGTTGGTTCATAATCCACAAACCAATACCAGGCTTCCCTCACGGCAGATCTGCAGATCATGCCACGGGGAAGCCTTTAAATAG
- a CDS encoding 4Fe-4S dicluster domain-containing protein translates to MEKLQLNETLKNGNSFREYIQKHSNVDPSSCYQCGKCTAGCPVSFAMDYTPRQVMRMIQLGMEQEALSSHTIWLCACCETCSVRCPKNIDLAKVMETLRIEAKRRGMVAERNIDLFADLFLNSVEKYGRVHEMGLILQYNLKTGQFFKDANLAPTLFKNSKIHLQADKIQDGGAVKRIFQRVKTQGGEG, encoded by the coding sequence ATGGAGAAGCTTCAGTTAAATGAAACGCTTAAAAACGGAAATAGTTTTCGGGAATATATTCAGAAGCATAGCAATGTTGATCCCAGTAGTTGTTACCAGTGTGGGAAATGCACGGCGGGGTGCCCGGTAAGTTTTGCCATGGATTACACCCCGCGTCAAGTAATGCGTATGATCCAGTTAGGGATGGAGCAGGAGGCTCTGAGCTCGCATACTATTTGGTTGTGTGCCTGCTGTGAAACTTGTTCGGTCAGGTGTCCTAAAAACATAGATTTGGCAAAAGTTATGGAGACGCTTCGGATCGAAGCTAAAAGGAGAGGAATGGTGGCGGAAAGGAACATTGATCTTTTTGCCGATCTCTTTCTAAACTCAGTAGAAAAGTACGGACGGGTCCATGAAATGGGGTTGATATTACAGTATAATTTAAAGACAGGTCAATTTTTCAAAGATGCCAACCTGGCCCCGACGTTATTCAAAAACAGTAAAATTCACCTGCAGGCGGATAAGATTCAGGACGGCGGTGCTGTTAAACGTATATTTCAAAGGGTTAAGACACAAGGGGGTGAGGGCTGA
- a CDS encoding CoB--CoM heterodisulfide reductase iron-sulfur subunit B family protein — protein MKYAYYPGCSLHATGIEYNLSARAVAKHLGIELWEIPEWNCCGASAAHNTNHLLALALPARNLAIAEKEGLDVVVPCAACFSRLKATAKAVRESAATRQTIENIIEMNYSASNQVKALLDVIVTDVGLDSVKEKVKRPLTNLKVAAYYGCLLVRPPQLTEFDDPENPTTMDKLMEALGGTAVDWPYKTECCGAAHSTTKPEIGLKMINDILYHAQLAGAECIVTACPLCLLNLDMRQKEVEQRYGIKYNLPIFYFTELVGLAMGYAPKELGIERHFVDAKTLINEKDLLRHPTTRREEA, from the coding sequence ATGAAGTACGCCTACTATCCTGGATGTTCTCTACATGCAACCGGTATTGAATATAATCTGTCTGCCCGGGCGGTAGCCAAGCATTTAGGCATTGAACTCTGGGAAATCCCCGAATGGAATTGTTGCGGTGCTTCTGCCGCCCATAATACTAACCACTTACTGGCTCTTGCCTTGCCCGCGCGCAATCTAGCTATAGCGGAAAAGGAAGGCCTGGATGTAGTTGTTCCCTGCGCCGCCTGTTTCAGTCGTCTGAAGGCTACGGCCAAGGCGGTTCGAGAATCAGCTGCTACCCGTCAGACGATTGAAAATATTATTGAGATGAATTATTCTGCATCGAATCAGGTGAAAGCACTGCTGGATGTAATTGTTACGGATGTAGGACTAGATTCCGTTAAAGAAAAAGTGAAGAGACCGCTCACCAACTTAAAGGTTGCTGCTTATTACGGTTGCCTGTTAGTTAGACCGCCGCAATTAACTGAATTTGACGATCCGGAGAATCCTACTACTATGGATAAATTAATGGAAGCTCTTGGCGGTACGGCGGTCGACTGGCCTTATAAGACCGAGTGTTGTGGTGCCGCTCATTCGACTACTAAGCCTGAGATAGGATTGAAGATGATTAATGACATCTTATACCATGCTCAGCTAGCGGGAGCGGAATGCATTGTAACCGCATGTCCCCTATGTTTGCTTAATCTGGATATGAGACAAAAAGAAGTAGAGCAGCGGTATGGAATCAAGTACAATCTTCCCATTTTCTATTTTACAGAACTGGTAGGTCTGGCTATGGGATATGCCCCCAAGGAACTCGGAATAGAACGTCACTTTGTTGACGCTAAGACGTTAATAAATGAAAAAGACTTGTTACGACATCCTACAACGAGGAGGGAAGAGGCATGA